One window of Brachybacterium ginsengisoli genomic DNA carries:
- a CDS encoding CsbD family protein, protein MSTDEKFENAKDKVSGQAKEGFGKATGDKETETEGQAQQGKAEAKDKLQDARDSVKGAAEGMFGDKDKRA, encoded by the coding sequence ATGAGCACCGACGAGAAGTTCGAGAACGCGAAGGACAAGGTCAGCGGCCAGGCCAAGGAGGGCTTCGGCAAGGCGACCGGTGACAAGGAGACCGAGACCGAGGGCCAGGCCCAGCAGGGCAAGGCCGAGGCGAAGGACAAGCTCCAGGACGCCCGCGACTCCGTCAAGGGCGCGGCCGAGGGCATGTTCGGCGACAAGGACAAGCGCGCCTGA
- a CDS encoding dihydrofolate reductase family protein, producing MSQRVRVQNFGVSRDGIAAGEDQTPERPFGHVDPGELMGWAFGTAHFPGREDGGGSRGFEDRLTRDFTHGIGAEIMGRHKFAPASEPWPDEAWQGWWGEEPPFRTPVFVLTSSPRPPLVLGKTTFHFLDATPAEALEKAKAAADALDVRIGGGVTTLRAFLDADLVDEMHVAIAPVEYGTGLRLWERPEELEDRFHLERITASSGVEHCFFWRR from the coding sequence ATGTCCCAGCGCGTGCGCGTCCAGAACTTCGGCGTCTCCCGGGACGGCATCGCCGCCGGCGAGGACCAGACCCCGGAACGTCCCTTCGGCCACGTCGACCCCGGCGAGCTGATGGGCTGGGCCTTCGGGACCGCGCACTTCCCCGGACGCGAGGACGGCGGAGGCAGCCGCGGGTTCGAGGACCGACTGACCCGAGACTTCACCCACGGCATCGGCGCCGAGATCATGGGTCGCCACAAGTTCGCCCCCGCGTCGGAGCCCTGGCCGGACGAGGCTTGGCAGGGCTGGTGGGGCGAGGAGCCGCCGTTCCGCACCCCGGTCTTCGTGCTGACCAGCTCGCCGCGCCCGCCGCTGGTCCTGGGCAAGACCACCTTCCACTTCCTCGACGCCACCCCCGCCGAGGCGCTCGAGAAGGCGAAGGCCGCGGCCGACGCGCTCGATGTGCGGATCGGCGGCGGCGTCACCACACTGCGCGCCTTCCTCGACGCGGACCTCGTCGACGAGATGCACGTGGCGATCGCGCCGGTCGAGTACGGGACCGGGCTGAGGCTGTGGGAGCGGCCGGAGGAGCTCGAGGACCGCTTCCACCTGGAGCGGATCACGGCCTCGAGCGGGGTGGAGCACTGCTTCTTCTGGCGGCGATGA
- a CDS encoding SDR family NAD(P)-dependent oxidoreductase produces the protein MRGALVTGASSGIGRATAIALSRRGETVAVHYGRRREEAERTLAALHGEGHVLVGGDLSDPATAQRVVEEAEAGLGQLDVLVNNAGIAPGPETDHQVDEVDYVTWQQRVTRMLEVDLAAPANLTYLVARSLISRGATGVIVNVGSRGAFRGEPGAPAYAAAKAGLHALGQSMAVALAPHGIAVAAVAPGFVDTPRQLEKLDGPAGDRLRAESPFGRVGTADEVAAAILYLTAPEAQWASGTILDLNGASHLRS, from the coding sequence ATGAGGGGTGCGCTGGTCACGGGAGCGTCGAGCGGGATCGGTCGGGCCACGGCGATCGCGCTGAGCAGGCGCGGCGAGACGGTGGCCGTGCATTACGGCCGGCGTCGTGAGGAGGCCGAGCGGACCCTCGCCGCCCTGCACGGCGAGGGGCACGTGCTGGTGGGCGGAGATCTCTCCGATCCGGCGACCGCGCAGCGGGTGGTCGAGGAGGCCGAGGCCGGGCTCGGGCAGCTCGACGTGCTCGTGAACAACGCCGGCATCGCGCCCGGCCCCGAGACCGATCACCAGGTGGACGAGGTCGACTACGTGACCTGGCAGCAGCGGGTGACCCGGATGCTCGAGGTGGATCTCGCGGCGCCCGCGAACCTCACCTACCTGGTGGCCCGCTCGCTGATCTCCCGCGGAGCGACGGGGGTGATCGTGAACGTCGGCTCCCGCGGCGCGTTCCGGGGCGAGCCGGGCGCTCCCGCCTATGCGGCGGCGAAGGCCGGGCTGCACGCCCTCGGCCAGTCGATGGCCGTGGCCCTGGCGCCGCACGGGATCGCGGTCGCCGCGGTCGCGCCAGGGTTCGTGGACACCCCGCGGCAGCTGGAGAAGCTGGACGGGCCGGCCGGTGACCGGCTGCGGGCCGAGAGCCCCTTCGGTCGCGTGGGCACGGCCGACGAGGTCGCCGCCGCGATCCTCTACCTCACCGCGCCCGAGGCGCAGTGGGCCTCGGGCACGATCCTGGACCTCAACGGCGCCTCCCACCTGCGCAGCTGA
- a CDS encoding WXG100 family type VII secretion target — protein sequence MNAFWGADPEHLEQHSTVMRNASQRLVELQDQLRTLVMDEANWRGSDAESFRERWQSEAQQKSQQIADQITQLAAELQDHGTEQEETSTDSGGGIIGGIGGAVGAATGGIGGGLGTGAGTAGGVIGGIGGAVGAAGGALGGAGGIAGGLAGGAVDGGLGGAGGIAGGLVGGAGGIAGGLAGGILGGVGGAQLMVCSGIGDLIGSTGGGIGEAVEFGMDPMNGIAGGVNGPGGVNAPVGEATIGFVRDIPGGVGDLIGTSGGRVEDLMLRAVDPMGGVAGGFPLR from the coding sequence ATGAACGCATTCTGGGGAGCTGATCCCGAGCATCTCGAACAGCATTCGACCGTGATGCGGAACGCCTCTCAGCGGCTCGTCGAGCTGCAGGACCAGCTCCGGACCCTGGTCATGGACGAGGCGAACTGGCGCGGCAGCGACGCCGAGAGCTTCCGCGAGCGCTGGCAGAGCGAGGCCCAGCAGAAGAGTCAGCAGATCGCCGACCAGATCACGCAGCTCGCCGCTGAGCTCCAGGACCACGGCACCGAGCAGGAGGAGACCTCGACCGACAGCGGCGGCGGCATCATCGGCGGCATCGGTGGAGCTGTCGGAGCTGCGACGGGCGGCATCGGCGGCGGCCTCGGCACCGGGGCAGGCACAGCGGGCGGCGTGATCGGCGGGATCGGGGGAGCGGTCGGCGCCGCCGGCGGGGCGCTCGGCGGTGCCGGGGGTATCGCCGGTGGTCTCGCGGGCGGTGCGGTCGACGGTGGCCTCGGCGGTGCCGGCGGCATCGCGGGCGGTCTGGTCGGCGGTGCTGGGGGTATCGCTGGTGGTCTCGCGGGCGGCATCCTCGGCGGTGTGGGCGGCGCTCAGCTGATGGTGTGCAGCGGCATCGGCGATCTGATCGGTTCCACCGGAGGCGGCATCGGCGAGGCCGTGGAGTTCGGGATGGACCCGATGAACGGCATCGCCGGCGGCGTCAACGGCCCTGGCGGCGTCAACGCCCCCGTGGGGGAGGCGACGATCGGGTTCGTGCGGGACATCCCCGGCGGTGTGGGCGACCTGATCGGCACCTCAGGGGGCAGGGTCGAGGACCTCATGCTGCGCGCTGTCGACCCGATGGGCGGTGTCGCGGGCGGCTTCCCGCTGCGCTGA
- a CDS encoding pyrimidine reductase family protein has product MTPIHALGPDPSAELTDAQLLELYAPPTGPWLRMNFVSSLDGAVTRDGLSGGLGDEADHRVFELLRRWADVVLLGAGTARAEGYGAMRLPAEAEQWRVAQGLTPQPVFALVTGRLDLDPGSPIFRDAPVRPLVLTVASAPAERRSALADVADVIDVGETVVEPSQVRDELVGRGLSRIHSEGGPTLFGSFLEAGTVDELCLTLAPTLEAGQAGRIAHAPLAAPTAMRLATVLRSGDELLLRYTRAAG; this is encoded by the coding sequence ATGACCCCCATCCACGCGCTCGGTCCCGATCCGTCCGCGGAGCTCACCGACGCTCAGCTGCTGGAGCTCTATGCGCCGCCGACCGGGCCCTGGCTGCGGATGAACTTCGTCTCCAGCCTCGACGGCGCGGTGACCCGCGACGGGCTCTCGGGCGGTCTCGGCGACGAGGCCGATCACCGGGTGTTCGAGCTGCTGCGCCGCTGGGCCGATGTGGTCCTGCTCGGGGCGGGCACCGCGCGTGCCGAGGGCTACGGCGCGATGCGCCTCCCGGCGGAGGCCGAGCAGTGGCGAGTGGCACAGGGCCTGACCCCGCAGCCGGTGTTCGCACTGGTCACGGGGCGACTGGATCTCGATCCCGGCTCACCGATCTTCCGCGACGCCCCGGTGCGTCCGCTGGTGCTCACCGTCGCGTCGGCCCCTGCCGAGCGCCGGTCGGCGCTTGCGGACGTGGCCGACGTGATCGATGTGGGCGAGACGGTCGTGGAGCCGTCGCAGGTGCGCGACGAGCTCGTAGGTCGAGGCCTGTCCCGGATCCACTCCGAGGGCGGGCCCACGCTGTTCGGCAGCTTCCTCGAGGCCGGGACGGTCGACGAGCTGTGCCTGACCCTCGCCCCGACCCTGGAGGCAGGGCAGGCCGGCCGTATCGCACACGCCCCGCTCGCCGCCCCCACCGCGATGCGACTCGCCACCGTGCTGCGCTCCGGGGACGAGCTGCTGCTGCGATATACGCGCGCCGCCGGCTGA
- a CDS encoding VOC family protein: protein MSVPHLLDHIVIAGPDLAATVDWFRELTGVTAAPGGSHPSGTANALVALRVNGEPRPHYLELIGPDPEREGEELPKTFSINRLRKPTLITYAVHPEGIDQVVERARAEGFDPGDVQELSRRTPEGTELQWRLTQQQAPRNYAVPFLIDWGTTEHPGLGELPALELVSFERIEVDPGRQQKATDSLGLGDGAAPIREGRGSRFVLTLRTEDGREIEI from the coding sequence ATGAGCGTCCCCCACCTGCTCGACCACATCGTCATCGCCGGGCCCGACCTCGCCGCCACGGTCGACTGGTTCCGCGAGCTCACCGGCGTCACCGCCGCGCCCGGCGGCAGCCACCCCTCCGGCACCGCCAACGCCCTCGTGGCCCTCCGGGTGAACGGCGAGCCGCGCCCGCACTACCTCGAGCTGATCGGCCCCGACCCCGAGCGCGAGGGGGAGGAGCTGCCCAAGACCTTCAGCATCAACCGGCTGCGGAAGCCCACCCTGATCACCTACGCCGTGCATCCGGAGGGCATCGACCAGGTCGTCGAGCGGGCCCGCGCCGAAGGCTTCGACCCGGGCGATGTGCAGGAGCTCTCGCGCCGCACCCCGGAGGGGACCGAGCTGCAGTGGCGGCTCACCCAGCAGCAGGCCCCGCGCAACTACGCCGTGCCCTTCCTCATCGACTGGGGCACCACGGAGCATCCCGGTCTGGGCGAGCTCCCCGCCCTCGAGCTGGTCTCCTTCGAGCGCATCGAGGTCGACCCCGGCCGCCAGCAGAAGGCCACCGACTCCCTCGGGCTCGGCGACGGCGCGGCCCCGATCCGCGAGGGCCGCGGCTCCCGCTTCGTGCTCACCCTCCGCACCGAGGACGGCCGCGAGATCGAGATCTGA
- a CDS encoding Dps family protein, which yields MNDTSGAKRTKTENAESGFLAPAALAKNLQAVLVDLTALQLVGKQAHWNIVGPNFRDLHLNLDEVVDIARASADDVAERMRALHATPDGRPAVVAEQTSLPDFPQGEVLTHEAIDLIVAAVEQTTGTIRHVHDEVDEADPTSADILHGILEKLEQQAWFLSAETRTPQQR from the coding sequence ATGAACGACACCAGCGGCGCGAAGCGCACGAAGACGGAGAACGCCGAGAGCGGCTTCCTCGCTCCGGCGGCACTCGCCAAGAATCTCCAGGCGGTCCTCGTGGACCTCACCGCCCTGCAGCTCGTGGGCAAGCAGGCGCACTGGAACATCGTGGGCCCGAACTTCCGCGACCTGCACCTCAACCTCGACGAGGTCGTGGACATCGCTCGCGCGAGCGCGGACGACGTGGCAGAGCGGATGCGCGCCCTTCATGCCACGCCCGACGGCCGCCCGGCCGTGGTCGCCGAGCAGACCTCCCTGCCCGACTTCCCGCAGGGCGAGGTGCTGACCCACGAGGCGATCGACCTGATCGTGGCGGCGGTCGAGCAGACCACCGGCACCATCCGTCACGTCCACGACGAGGTCGACGAGGCCGATCCCACCTCGGCGGACATCCTCCACGGCATCCTCGAGAAGCTCGAGCAGCAGGCCTGGTTCCTCAGCGCGGAGACCCGCACCCCGCAGCAGCGCTGA
- a CDS encoding aldehyde dehydrogenase (NADP(+)) — MMTVTSNVDDAVEQARSAASARPEAPAVRAGWLRAIADRLDDSSEELVPLAGEESGLGAVRLRGEVARTTAQLRLFASALEEGSYLEVTIDHPDPGATPPIPDLRRMLVPLGPVAVYGASNFPFAFSVAGGDTASALAAGCPVIVKAHPGHPGTSRAVAAHVLGALEAAGAPRGMFSLVEGFEDGIALIDHPDVTAAAFTGSTRGGRALADRAAARPRPIPFFGELGSTNPVVVTSAADHARGAALAEGLAQSFLLGAGQFCTKPGIVLVPEGSQLESSIMDATPRDRQTMLTPQIAEAYLDGFERVRKVPGVETLLTPGAPGEPGLLAVAAEDFAQRGEELDGEIFGPVTLLVRYRDEAELRAALEVMEGSLTGTLHCEPGEDVEQVLDLLRARCGRILFEGWPTGVAVSWAQHHGGPWPSTTSQHTSVGVSALRRFLRPIAYQSAPSALLPPELREDNPCRVPRRVDGRMELPEGPTDGA, encoded by the coding sequence ATGATGACGGTGACCAGCAACGTCGACGACGCGGTGGAGCAGGCCCGCTCGGCGGCCTCCGCCCGCCCCGAGGCTCCCGCGGTCCGGGCCGGATGGCTGAGGGCGATCGCCGACCGGCTCGACGACTCGTCGGAGGAGCTCGTCCCCCTCGCCGGGGAGGAGTCCGGCCTCGGCGCGGTCCGCCTCCGGGGGGAGGTCGCCCGCACCACGGCGCAGCTGCGCCTGTTCGCGTCGGCCCTCGAGGAGGGCTCCTACCTCGAGGTGACCATCGACCACCCGGATCCCGGCGCGACGCCTCCGATCCCGGACCTGCGACGGATGCTCGTCCCGCTGGGGCCGGTCGCGGTCTACGGCGCTTCGAACTTCCCCTTCGCCTTCTCCGTCGCCGGCGGGGACACGGCCTCCGCGCTCGCCGCCGGGTGCCCGGTGATCGTGAAGGCCCACCCGGGCCATCCGGGGACCTCCCGGGCGGTGGCCGCCCATGTGCTCGGCGCCCTGGAGGCCGCCGGAGCGCCGCGAGGGATGTTCTCCCTCGTCGAGGGGTTCGAGGACGGGATCGCCCTGATCGATCACCCCGACGTCACGGCCGCCGCGTTCACCGGGTCGACCCGTGGGGGTCGCGCTCTCGCCGACCGGGCCGCCGCCCGGCCGCGTCCCATCCCCTTCTTCGGGGAGCTCGGCTCGACCAACCCGGTCGTGGTGACCTCCGCCGCGGACCACGCCCGCGGTGCCGCGCTCGCCGAGGGGCTCGCGCAGTCCTTCCTCCTCGGAGCGGGGCAGTTCTGCACCAAGCCCGGGATCGTCCTGGTGCCGGAGGGCTCCCAGCTCGAGTCCTCGATCATGGACGCGACGCCCAGGGACCGCCAGACGATGCTGACCCCGCAGATCGCGGAGGCGTATCTGGACGGCTTCGAGCGGGTGCGGAAGGTTCCCGGCGTGGAGACGCTCCTGACGCCGGGGGCACCCGGCGAGCCGGGACTGCTCGCGGTCGCTGCCGAGGACTTCGCGCAGCGCGGCGAGGAGCTCGACGGCGAGATCTTCGGGCCCGTGACCCTCCTGGTCCGGTACCGCGACGAGGCCGAGCTGCGCGCCGCCCTCGAGGTCATGGAGGGCTCTCTCACCGGGACCCTCCACTGCGAGCCCGGCGAGGACGTCGAGCAGGTCCTCGACCTCCTGCGTGCCCGGTGCGGCCGGATCCTGTTCGAGGGCTGGCCAACGGGTGTCGCCGTCTCCTGGGCGCAGCACCACGGCGGGCCGTGGCCGTCGACCACGAGCCAGCACACCTCTGTCGGGGTCTCCGCGCTCCGGAGGTTCCTGCGGCCCATCGCGTACCAGAGCGCGCCGAGCGCGCTGCTCCCGCCGGAGCTGCGCGAGGACAACCCGTGCCGGGTGCCGCGACGGGTCGACGGCCGGATGGAGCTGCCCGAGGGGCCGACGGACGGGGCCTGA
- a CDS encoding 5-dehydro-4-deoxyglucarate dehydratase, which translates to MTAPATTPPALLPAFDGVLFFPVTPFDAEEQVDVHLLREHVERGVDRGAGGVFIACGTGEFHTLGAEEYRAVVGAGVAAAAGRVPVLAGVGGPIGQAREQVRAARELGVDGLLLLPPYLVGGPEDGVARYFEDLAGRSELPVIVYHRGQAQLTVAMLERLCALPTLAGVKDGVGDVALAQQLVAAARRCGRADLQFFNGLLTAEASQAAYRAIGIELYSSAAFAMAPDIANAFYRAYRDGDQETQDHLQDGFYTPLTRLRDSTPGFAVSLIKAGLRLSGVEVGGVRPPLSDPTPAQLDQLAEILAAGRALVADDSMEVPA; encoded by the coding sequence ATGACTGCACCCGCCACCACACCCCCGGCCCTCCTGCCCGCCTTCGACGGCGTGCTCTTCTTCCCCGTCACCCCGTTCGACGCGGAGGAGCAGGTCGATGTGCACCTGCTCCGCGAGCACGTCGAGAGAGGCGTCGACCGCGGCGCCGGCGGCGTCTTCATCGCCTGCGGGACGGGGGAGTTCCATACGCTCGGCGCCGAGGAGTACCGGGCGGTGGTCGGCGCCGGCGTCGCCGCGGCCGCCGGCAGGGTCCCCGTGCTCGCCGGCGTCGGCGGACCCATCGGGCAGGCGCGGGAGCAGGTGCGCGCCGCCCGCGAGCTGGGCGTCGACGGGCTGCTCCTGCTGCCCCCGTACCTCGTGGGCGGGCCGGAGGACGGCGTGGCCCGGTACTTCGAGGATCTCGCCGGCCGGTCGGAGCTGCCGGTGATCGTCTACCACCGCGGTCAGGCACAGCTGACCGTTGCCATGCTCGAGCGGCTCTGCGCGCTGCCCACCCTCGCCGGTGTGAAGGACGGTGTGGGGGACGTCGCCCTGGCGCAGCAGCTGGTCGCCGCCGCTCGTCGCTGCGGCCGTGCTGATCTGCAGTTCTTCAACGGCCTGCTGACCGCCGAGGCGAGCCAGGCCGCGTATCGCGCCATCGGGATCGAGCTCTACTCCTCCGCGGCCTTCGCGATGGCTCCGGACATCGCGAACGCCTTCTACCGGGCGTACCGTGACGGGGACCAGGAGACCCAGGACCATCTCCAGGACGGCTTCTACACCCCGCTGACCAGGCTGCGTGACTCCACCCCGGGGTTCGCGGTCTCCCTCATCAAGGCGGGGCTGAGGCTCTCCGGCGTCGAGGTCGGAGGGGTGCGCCCGCCGCTGTCGGACCCCACCCCCGCACAGCTCGACCAGCTCGCGGAGATTCTCGCCGCCGGCCGTGCCCTGGTGGCCGATGATTCGATGGAGGTGCCCGCATGA
- a CDS encoding glucarate dehydratase family protein: MIIRDVIVTPIAFRDPPLLNAAGLHEPLALRTVVQLVLDDGVIGLGEGRGGRAVTERLERVRPHVIGRSVLDLNGIERAVDDALGGDAGPLSRNDRRTVFAPLEVAALDAQGRILSVPVVDLLGGAVREEVPFAAYLFYKWEGHPGADGTVVADEWGAALDPEGIVAQAHRMIDLHGFRSIKLKAGVLPAQEEAEAIRALRAAFPEHPLRIDPNGAWSHETSLRMAEEIGDLLEYLEDPVLGLDGMSAVHAATGAPLATNMCVVDFEHIAEAVEKRSVQIILGDHHYWGGLRHTQELGAICSTFGIGMSMHSNSHLGISLAAMTHLAAATPAVTHACDTHYPWNREDDIVVPGALEFRDGALAVPRGPGLGVELDEDALARQHQVLLDSGRSERDDATYLRRFEPDFDPRLPRF, from the coding sequence ATGATCATCCGCGACGTCATCGTCACCCCCATCGCCTTCCGCGACCCGCCGCTCCTGAACGCCGCCGGTCTGCACGAGCCGCTCGCCCTGCGCACCGTCGTGCAGCTCGTCCTCGACGACGGGGTGATCGGTCTCGGGGAGGGGCGAGGGGGGCGAGCGGTGACCGAGCGCCTCGAACGCGTCCGTCCCCACGTGATCGGGCGCAGCGTCCTCGACCTGAACGGCATCGAGCGGGCGGTGGACGATGCCCTGGGCGGTGATGCCGGGCCGCTGTCCCGCAACGACCGGCGAACGGTCTTCGCGCCCCTGGAGGTCGCCGCGCTCGATGCCCAGGGCAGGATCCTGTCCGTCCCGGTCGTCGATCTGCTCGGAGGCGCGGTGCGGGAGGAGGTCCCCTTCGCGGCCTATCTCTTCTACAAGTGGGAGGGGCACCCGGGAGCCGACGGCACCGTCGTCGCCGACGAGTGGGGCGCCGCGCTGGACCCGGAGGGGATCGTCGCCCAGGCGCACCGGATGATCGATCTCCATGGATTCCGCTCGATCAAGCTCAAGGCCGGGGTGCTCCCGGCGCAGGAGGAGGCGGAGGCCATCCGTGCGCTGCGGGCGGCGTTCCCCGAGCATCCCCTGCGCATCGACCCCAACGGGGCCTGGTCGCACGAGACCTCGCTGCGCATGGCCGAGGAGATCGGCGATCTCCTCGAGTACCTCGAGGATCCGGTGCTCGGACTCGACGGGATGTCCGCCGTGCACGCCGCCACCGGTGCTCCGCTCGCGACGAACATGTGCGTGGTCGACTTCGAGCACATCGCCGAGGCCGTCGAGAAGAGGTCCGTCCAGATCATCCTCGGAGACCACCACTACTGGGGCGGGCTGCGCCACACCCAGGAGCTCGGGGCGATCTGCTCCACGTTCGGCATCGGCATGTCGATGCACTCCAACTCCCACCTGGGCATCTCCCTGGCCGCGATGACCCACCTCGCCGCCGCGACCCCCGCCGTCACCCATGCCTGCGACACCCACTACCCGTGGAACCGCGAGGACGACATCGTGGTCCCCGGCGCCCTCGAGTTCCGCGACGGGGCGCTCGCCGTGCCGCGCGGGCCCGGACTGGGCGTCGAGCTGGACGAGGACGCGCTGGCCCGTCAGCACCAGGTCCTCCTCGACTCGGGACGCTCCGAGCGTGATGACGCGACCTACCTCCGGCGGTTCGAGCCGGACTTCGATCCCCGACTGCCCCGTTTCTGA
- a CDS encoding carbohydrate ABC transporter permease, whose product MTAQLDTALGLGSSRRWWVRALVGVLCTLVVLVFAGPLLAVIVGAFSTSRDPSTLSLIPHGFTLRNLQSAIDQQVLVYLRNSLIVVGVGLLLQMAVSVLAAYALARKRFRGAGIVLLLILATMMLPEEILAIPLTVVLSDLPLLGINLTDTLAGMIVPVLAWGFGILVMVEFMKEVPTEIEEAARIDGAGELRIFWSVVLPMVTPALGVTGVFGFTMIWDQYLLPLLVASDSDNYTLPLALSSLRSDPEVGIGVVLVAAALAMLPSVIAFLAFQRSFMRGLNAGAIKG is encoded by the coding sequence ATGACCGCTCAGCTCGACACCGCACTCGGCCTGGGGAGCTCCCGGCGCTGGTGGGTCCGCGCCCTCGTCGGCGTGCTCTGCACGCTCGTCGTCCTCGTCTTCGCCGGGCCGCTCCTGGCCGTGATCGTCGGCGCGTTCAGCACCTCCCGGGACCCCTCGACCCTGTCGCTCATCCCGCACGGCTTCACCCTCAGGAACCTCCAGAGCGCGATCGACCAGCAGGTGCTCGTCTACCTGAGGAACTCGCTGATCGTCGTGGGCGTCGGCCTCCTGCTGCAGATGGCCGTCTCCGTCCTCGCGGCCTACGCCCTCGCCCGCAAGCGGTTCCGCGGAGCGGGGATCGTGCTCCTGCTCATCCTCGCCACGATGATGCTCCCGGAGGAGATCCTCGCGATCCCGCTGACGGTGGTGCTCTCGGACCTTCCCCTCCTGGGCATCAACCTCACCGACACCCTCGCCGGGATGATCGTGCCCGTGCTCGCCTGGGGCTTCGGGATCCTGGTGATGGTGGAGTTCATGAAGGAGGTGCCCACGGAGATCGAGGAGGCCGCCCGGATCGACGGCGCGGGCGAGCTGCGCATCTTCTGGTCGGTGGTGCTGCCCATGGTCACCCCGGCACTGGGCGTGACAGGGGTCTTCGGGTTCACCATGATCTGGGACCAGTACCTGCTCCCGCTCCTGGTCGCCTCCGACTCCGACAACTACACGCTCCCGCTCGCGCTGAGCAGCCTCCGCTCGGACCCCGAGGTCGGCATCGGGGTCGTCCTGGTCGCCGCCGCGCTCGCCATGCTCCCCAGCGTCATCGCCTTCCTCGCGTTCCAGCGATCTTTCATGCGAGGGCTCAACGCCGGCGCGATCAAGGGCTGA
- a CDS encoding carbohydrate ABC transporter permease — MSTVLDDRAPTGAARTEVDAPVPPRRRRRSARSGRWITPWLFLAPALILFVYFKFIPMGQAVVMSFLDVRPYLGNTAVGWDNYRTLLTDGEFFRAAGHTVVIAVAQISGAMVLGFALALLLEGQARRIWFVRSAAFLPVVVPTAVIAEVWRIIYHPTSDGLANSILGLFLIEPSAWINSPDTSMLSVILVGIWRDAPYNMIIIIAGLVGVDRSLYESASLDGAGIIGRIRHVTLPALRPVLAILFTLAAIRAMRIFTEVFLLTNGGPNGSTEVLMTLIYRLGFEQIELGVAAAGSVILLLATIVLTLAVRLVSRRIQS, encoded by the coding sequence ATGAGCACCGTCCTCGATGATCGAGCCCCCACCGGTGCCGCCCGCACCGAGGTGGACGCCCCCGTGCCGCCGCGGCGCCGTCGCCGCTCCGCCCGCTCGGGCCGATGGATCACCCCGTGGCTGTTCCTCGCCCCCGCGCTCATCCTCTTCGTCTACTTCAAGTTCATCCCGATGGGCCAGGCCGTGGTGATGAGCTTCCTCGACGTGCGGCCCTACCTCGGCAACACCGCGGTCGGGTGGGACAACTACCGGACGCTCCTGACCGACGGCGAGTTCTTCCGGGCCGCGGGGCACACGGTCGTGATCGCCGTGGCGCAGATCAGCGGAGCGATGGTCCTCGGCTTCGCCCTCGCCCTGCTGCTGGAGGGTCAGGCCCGCCGGATCTGGTTCGTGCGCTCGGCGGCGTTCCTGCCGGTGGTCGTCCCGACCGCCGTCATCGCCGAGGTCTGGCGGATCATCTACCACCCCACCTCCGACGGACTCGCCAACTCGATCCTCGGCCTCTTCCTGATCGAGCCCTCGGCATGGATCAACTCCCCGGACACCTCGATGCTGTCGGTGATCCTCGTCGGCATCTGGCGCGATGCCCCGTACAACATGATCATCATCATCGCGGGCCTGGTCGGCGTGGACCGCAGCCTCTACGAGTCCGCGTCCCTCGACGGCGCGGGAATCATCGGCAGGATCCGCCACGTGACCCTCCCGGCGCTGCGACCGGTCCTCGCGATCCTCTTCACCCTCGCCGCGATCCGGGCGATGCGCATCTTCACCGAGGTCTTCCTGCTGACCAACGGCGGCCCCAACGGCTCCACCGAAGTCCTCATGACGCTCATCTATCGGCTCGGATTCGAGCAGATCGAGCTCGGCGTCGCGGCCGCCGGGTCGGTCATCCTGCTGCTCGCCACCATCGTCCTCACCCTCGCCGTGCGCCTCGTCTCCCGGAGGATCCAGTCATGA